A section of the Anas platyrhynchos isolate ZD024472 breed Pekin duck chromosome 37, IASCAAS_PekinDuck_T2T, whole genome shotgun sequence genome encodes:
- the LOC113840541 gene encoding uncharacterized protein has product MSLNATSAKERKPSCIKSSRVELWDGMQRRCLMPNITAKEQTDVWNAVANYVLQQLLQYKGVRIPTLGSFDIIQKRIQAGDKAMIFQWPVFHLATNLINTHHLEDSNGSLPAHKKLEPLRRAEVAADACVSWQKAESCMRGTMALISQCLREGENVALVLRDLGVLLIEGTRVEMKFYYDVLEMLCGKEDLQNAVLKVPQLMDTVVSRLAVIASLTSSGRVVIFPEFAVELVPKSSYRKSSKAPEKLPGKEKKKKDGVLPPLSQGKKASGGLLDMPFTVRASIPKHELQRLKETAQEDKKESGISQLPAIPGLPPVKNQPLASQDQDKLTARNGTRGMDRVWAATTPGLTGEERGVDTVLHAGGLPKIPTKTSSKKLPFSLRPPAAKRLPTIVVSSPSSEESLPRRPRYNTSLLLPTLDGTSKTLVSEPSRARRLGEDRPPTQAEILELWKQYLKK; this is encoded by the exons ATGAGCCTGAACGCGACCTCTGCCAAGGAGAGGAAACCCTCCTGCATTAAGTCATCCCGGGTAGAGCTGTGGGACGGCATGCAGCGCAGGTGCCTGATGCCCAACATCACCGCCAAAG AGCAAACAGACGTCTGGAATGCGGTGGCCAACTacgtgctgcagcagctcctgcaatACAAG GGTGTCCGAATCCCCACTCTGGGCTCCTTCGATATAATCCAGAAACGGATCCAAGCTGGGGACAAGGCGATGATTTTCCAGTGGCCGGTGTTTCACCTGGCCACGAACCTCATAAACACACACCACCTTGAGGACAGCAACGGCAGCCTGCCAG CCCACAAGAAGCTGGAGCCCCTGAGACGTGCCGAGGTGGCGGCGGACGCCTGCGTGTCCTGGCAGAAAGCTGAGAGCTGCATGCGAGGCACCATGGCCCTCATCTCCCAGTGCCTGCGGGAGGGGGAGAACGTCGCCCTCGTCCTGAGGGACCTGGGCGTGCTCCTCATAGAAGGCACCAGGGTGGAGATGAAATTCTACTACGACGTCCTGGAGATGCTGTGTGGCAAGGAGGACCTTCAGAATGCCGTTTTGAAG GTCCCGCAGCTGATGGACACCGTGGTGTCCCGGCTGGCAGTCATAGCCTCCCTGACATCCTCTGGCCGTGTCGTCATCTTCCCCGA GTTTGCAGTGGAGTTGGTGCCCAAATCGTCATACAGGAAATCATCCAAGGCCCCAGAGAAACTccctgggaaggagaaaaagaagaaggacgGGGTCTTGCCACCTCTCAGCCAGGGCAAGAAAG CCTCAGGGGGATTGCTCGACATGCCTTTCACCGTGCGCGCGAGTATCCCGAAACACGAGCTCCAAAGGCTGAAGGAAACAGCACAGGAGGACAAGAAGGAATCTGGGATCAG CCAGCTGCCAGCAATCCCAGGGCTGCCTCCTGTCAAGAACCAGCCTTTGGCCAGCCAAGACCAGGACAAACTCACAGCCAGAAATGGAACACGAGGGATGGACCGAGTGTGGGCAGCGACAACTCCGGGGCTCACTGGAGAAGAGCGAGGAGTGGACACAGTCCTCCATGCTGGTGGACTGCCAAAGATTCCAACAAAGACAAGCTCCAAGAAGCTGCCTTTCTCTTTGAGACCTCCAGCTGCAAAGAGACTCCCTACAATCGTCGTATCATCACCGAGTTCTGAGGAGAGCCTGCCCCGGAGGCCTCGCTATAACACCTCCCTGCTGTTGCCCACCCTGGACGGTACATCCAAGACGTTGGTGTCCGAACCGTCAAGAGCAAGGCGCCTGGGAGAGGACAGACCCCCCACACAAGCTGAGATCTTGGAACTATGGAAGCAGTATCTCAAAAAGTAA